The genomic region TACACTGATAGCTTTCAATCGGCGCTTTACTATTCTATTAATGATCATTTTATAAGCTTCTGTACGTTAGTAAAGATGAATCACTTTAACTCAGCTATCCATAGATTGTTCGTGAGTATAATTGGATTGATATAGCGTGGCAAGATTGGATAGAAATATTCCGCCGGAAAGCTATTAAAATTCCTTATTTCCACCGGAGATTAAAATCTTCATCttgaagtattaaaaaatattgtcgcACTGTCCGATAATATCGAAGATCTCTTCTTCTGGATTGCGTTTATGCAGTTCTAACACCTTGGTTACCTACTGCCTAAGATTTATGATCATCTCGTAGTAAGTAAAATTCGTGATTACTTctcaatttgaaaataatatttagtaattattacaTGCACTATtgtcttatacatatatacataataaaataaaataaatcatcatTAGACAttgatatttcgtaaaataataacacataTTTTGCTTTGCTATTACATAACCGACTTACATTGTCTGGTCTTGCATATCATCAATAACAATCAAcgaatagtaatattaatgaaatccattttattttatgtcgcGATTTCCCTGTAAACATTCATCTTCTGCTTCAACAAAGAGTATCTcagtttaaagaatttttctcaaaatattttatctaccaGACAATCTTTCttgctttataataaattattgtattaacaaataacacaaatatctCACTTAATCTTGCTCATAAAATTGtgctattgtaaatttatttgttttaaattaaacttgttagaaaaaaaaccaCTCTTACGATTCATTGAATTTGATTGTTTTTCAGAGTAAATCGATCTCGTAAATGTCATTTACTGTTTGGTACAATATGATATCCAGCCAGTATCAAACTCTTTTATTTGCAATCGTGAGATCGCAAAAGAGATTGACGAGATTACGACTGAGAAGATGATAGATCTTTCCGTCAGGAGATTCACCAGAGAGATAAGATTCATCTATATtcttatacatacaaaatgcTGCTCATGGATATTAAACATGTCTCGAACAAACTTTACAGAGCTGACTGTGTAAACAGTTTATGATGCAAATCATTCCGTGGCCTTCGTGTAACTATGCACACGATATTCacacgatatttataatagtaattcaCACACTCTCTATATGCAGGTCATGAAAGTTTCTATGCTTTGTATATCATGGCGTTGCATGCAATGCATTAATTGTGCAAGAATTGTTGCTTATTTGTATGTAATGTATTACTCGTAGACGATTGTGGCATATTTGTTTTagaaaagaagtaaaaaattatttccaaaaatatgataaatcaattattacgataaaacgcaattttttttcgaaatacgTAGGTGCTTATTCAAGCGCAATGTAATATTAGAGAAACTtgatattaatgaattatttatagaaagaaTACATATTATCCAGAAATgcgattttcttttaaattatattatttttaaatgtaaatattttagattaataaattttttataatctaagtTAGCATGTTATATAATCTTGTGcattaagatatataacagTAAAACGCTTATGTAAtggcaaatataatttatatttttatttaaagagcaaaaaaatttatgatacgtATAATTCTAAGTTATATTGCACTCTGTTAGATCTGTTGGCGAAACtcgcacaattttttttacaacactCCGTTTTCTTTGCTGTcgtatttttcaagttttctcATGGTTGCATCTATTATTGAGTATGCGCGATGTCTCATAATAAACCTCACATTTTCTAAGTTAATAATTCACGTTTTCTTTCCCTTCGTTTTCAATGTAATGTCTCCTCAAATTACGCTTTTTCTTTCCAACAATCCATAATTATcgagtaaaaataatgtacgCTTTTTTGCCGTTGCAAAGAACAGTCACGTAATTGCTGATCAATAATGACCAAACCGTCGCGTAGCCAACGTATCATCGTCTCGCGTAACTCAGTGCGATCCCCGGAGTTATAGTTCCGCTGAGACTCATGCTTAATTTTCAAGCAGCCTCGCTCACTCGATAATCATTCAACTTCCCGACGTCGAGAAACGTTCCGATTCTATGCGAGATAATGCACGTGACTTCCATCAGCACTTCCGTCAAGTTCGGCCTCCGCTTCGTCGGGATCTGGCCGGGCTTGCCGTACGGGACTTTTACTTGGTTCATGTACATGACGAGTCTGGTGGTCATTATGTACTTCGAGTACGTGTACATCTTCGATCACTTCGACGTCGACAACATCTCGAATCTCATCGACGCGCTCAGCATCACGCTGGCGTGCAGCTCCGGTTTCCTGAAGTTGATATCTCTGTGGTCGCATCGTAGGTAGGGAGAAGTCTTCTTTGAACAGTTAAggacaatatttttctctttctctctctctctcttttttttttttttttttttttttttttttatgcaaagtaCGCAAGTGATTTTTTACAGGATATTTTACGATATCCTACTAGCCATGGACGAGGACTGGAGCGACGTTCTCGGTCGCGACCGAACGGTATTGCGTATTATGTCGAGCAATGCCAATCTGTCACGTCATTTCTCAAACGTCTTGATCAGCATCAATGCCACCGCCGCGATTTGTTACTCCGCAAGTAGTTTTAGCCGACATTCGGCAGGCCCTGAGGAGAATGTCAATAACAGTTTGAAAGTCCTGCCTCTAAAGATGCAGTTTCCTTTCGAGGTCAACGCGTCGCCGCTCTTCGAACTTCTAGCGGTCGCTCAGTTTCTTCATGTAGTGTCAATTGCATCTCTAGTCGCCATGATAAACTGCTTAATCATCACTTTGGTGAGTTTAACCGATAAAACATAACTAATACTTGACTCGATTTTATCCtttaatataagtttaaagATCCTTCTCTGCAAACATTAGCTAAAATTGATGtttgtttctttataatattatgtatttcttacatttgaatatttttgaagagaTCTTtcgaatatttgaataataattcgaAAGCCTACCTTCTACAGATTTATATTGATACAGATGCATTTAGGTGCTTCACGTGAGTGGACAGATCGATATTCTTCGTCGAGAGCTGTTGGCGGTTTACTGCGACGAAGATTCGCAGCGTGATTCGATCGTCTCGGATATCAGGCTTCTAATTACTCGGCACCAAAGAATAATAACGTTCTCGGATAATATCGAGGAGCTCTATTCCGACATCGCGCTGATGCAGTTTCTGTCAAATACAGTGGTTATATGTTGCATCGGCTTCACAATTATAAGCGTaagttgtttaattaattaaccataatatataactttacgctaaatttttcatacatttttttctgatctTTTCGTTCCGATTCTCTGGCCAAAGTCTCTCGCCAAGGACGGAGCTACTATAGTGCTGTTGAAATCCGCTGTCTTTTACGTTGCTGTAACATTGGAAGCTTTTATCTTTTGCTTCGTCGGAGAATATCTCAGCGCTAAGGTCcgcttgaaatattttactttacatatataatgttatattttattctttcataaaTTTGGCCAGTTCAACGTCTACAGTTcttgtacaatttttcttgCGCTCAATGCTTCTCaaatatgtagaaattttCGAACGAATGcattcaaaatcaaatttagacgaaattgataaatttgtatctcttatttttccctttttttcagAGCAAATCGATTGGCGATGCAGTGTACGAGTCGCTCTGGTATAAGTTGGCACCCGCCGAGTGTCGGATTCTATTATTTGTGATATTAAGGTCGCAGAAAAGATTGACCATCACCGCAGGAAACATTATAGATCTCTCTTTAGAAGGATTTACGAGCGTAAGAATTCTTCGCTTTGCGAATGTATGCTAGAGCAGACAGAACGTTGAGCTTTTTAATGTTTGTTAAGACGAGacggaaaatataaaatacctaCGCGGTCTGTTACACGAATGaaatttatcgttttatttcGACCAGGTGATGAAAGCGTCCGCTTCGTATATGTCAGTACTGCACGCGATGTATTAAACGAGAGACCAGCGGATAACAATTACTTGTGCCAAGCGCATCCATCGTGGTTACTGACGTATCGGACAGTAACAAGTGTAGCATTATATGTAGCTTGTCTGAAAAGCGCGGGAGCTGTTCTCttctatacttatatatttatatatatatatataaataaagtttatgtaagatgtagaaataaattaatagaaaaatacatttcttttgacggataaatacaatataacgtAATCGTTTCGAAGAAAATGTCGATTTGTCTCGATTTATCTCGATGTATTCGAAAGGTATTctcaaacatattttatatgttcaaCTTACTTTTCATACTATCGATGACGTTAGTAGAatccatttttaattttcatatattttttatatttataagaaaaaaacaataaatatattataaatttatgttaaatcgAATTTATACGCACATCGTATTTCGTCTTTTCCATCACTCACGTTCACTAAGTGACATATACACgctgtaaataattatcccTCGACGATCCGGAcgtatcaattaaatttttccctCGGACCACTTGGGGCTCATTTTCTTTACATTGTACCGTTTTAAAGCAATCTATTCGACCAATTATCTCGCACGATTTTTCCAAAGGTCTCGCATGactcttgaattttttagattCAAAGTGATCCTAGGAATCGAGTGTTCtagctttttttttcctcgttaTCTATATCCACGTTTATACCTCTATTACTTCTATTGTTACAAACTCGTCCAGCAATTTCACTCCGTCAGGAATATCTTGTGAATATTTCCTATTGGTTCACGACGAAGGTGGGGAGTCGATAACGCGCAGCGATCCTCTTGTATTCACTCGCGTTCATCTCGCGTGCTCATCCATGTGTTCGATATTGCCGCACGAGATACATGGTCGGCTTCTCGACAGAGTTTCAAAGTTTGCAGGCGGTATCGATGTAAAGGGACATTTCGGTCGAAAACGTTTCCATTCAAAGGCAGAACACTGAGAATGGACACGAAGATCGATTCGACTATCCTCGACGGGACTGTCAGTCGTTCGATCGAGATCGGTCTCCGCATGATCGGCGTTTGGCCCGACTCGTCCTACGCCTTCCTTCGTCGCGCTTTTTGGATGATTACTCTGACGATGGCGCAGACTTTTCAGTATCGCTATTTTGTCATACACGTCCAAACTGACGATCTGTCGCATCTTATGGACGGTCTGAGCACCACGATGTCCTATAGCTTGCTGTTGCTGAAACTTATGATATTCTGGATCAATCGACGGTGAGCTGTCATTTGATAAAAacgacataaaaattataaaaataaaataaataaataaataatattatgcaaaaaatataattaaataatgatcaGACTCATGTGATTACATATGACATTTTAACACGTGTATCGAACAATTTAACACATGTCAAGTGTCATGAAAAATAGAGGATTCCTTCTTTTCGtttgtatgaaaattaatgagaatttaaaatagtCTCACCACGAAGAAATCCGTCCTCTGTATTCTTGATCTCTCTGATAGAATTGTTTCTTGTAGGATATTCTACGATATCCTGACGATGATGGCTCGCGATCGAAGCGAGTGCGCAACCGACTGGGCCGCCTGCTCGATGTCGAGGACGGTCTATGTCTCGCATCGGTCCTCCAACCTGATCATCGGTCTCTACTCGATGTCGGTGTTTCTCTACGGCACCGGCGTACTCGTTGCCCACGCCGACGAGACCAACGAGGAGGCCGACGATGTGCAGCTCGTGGTGCCGGAGCGGGAGCTGTTTCTTAAGATGGAACTACCCTTCGAGTCCAATGTCTCCCCAGTTTACGAGGTCGTCATGGTCACGCAGTTTTTTCATCAGCTCGCGGCAGCCACGATAGTCGGCGTATTGAACGCGTTAATTGTTTCGCTGGTGAGTGAATATGGTTTAAATCGACATgaatctaaaagaaaaaaattcggaAATATAGAGCTcatctctctatttttctgtgtaaattttttattttttgtttttttttttttcgtgtaaGCAATTGttcaaaatgcaaaaaaagaagttatttattttatactttatttaaaatttagagacACAGATTGGAAtctaatttctaaattatttatgattgaattaatatattacgcCAACTATATCGCGTAATTATACCGCCTGATagaaatgcataatttatataaagagtttagcagaataataaaataaatcaatcggATTTTATCGCTTGTTATTGCATTGTTCGAGATAATGAATATTCCATATTATTCATCCGCTTAATAAGTTACTTCATTTACTTCATTTCTGGATTTTCATTTAtggataatgaaaaatattctagtGAGCCTAATcgataaattcaatataaatctctTTACATTTCTGCTCTTAAcctcttttataataaaaatttatacatatatatatatatatgtatatataattatgtatatataatgtattacgcacatatatattttcttttattcacaatactaattataattatattaattataggaatttaattCTATGAGAGAGATAGttcaaatttctcttattaatttatattgttacctcttttattaataaacttttgtattGGTAAAGTTATTCTTTGCGTTGAATTATGACGATATCGGGAACACACTGCAGGGCGTTGACCGCTATTTTTAGATTCTTCACGTAGGTGGTCAAATCGATATTATGTGCCGAGGGTTGGTAGAAATCTCTTCAGACGACGACGCGTTCGACTTGCAAGCCACGACTATCAAGGCATTAATATGTCGACATCAGAGAATTATCGCGCTGTCAGCTGACATTGAGACTCTATTCTCATATATAgctttaatgcaatttttgtgGAATACTTTGGTCATCTGTTGCCTcggatttttaattgtaacggTGAGCAATTGCTTTGTAACATGCAcgaataaatgcaaataatattaaattgccgttatatatacatggaaCATTTCTATATTTGATACTGACGGCTCCTCgatatgcaataaaatgtcaaaatactcGATATTCGAATATCCAAAATAATTGATGGCACTCATATCTGGGTTTTAAAGTATTCTCATTTCGTCCGACATTCAGAACATTTGACATGCATTATTTTCGACCATGTTACAGTCGATAGGCGACACGCAAGGCTCAACAATGTTGATCAAATCCCTCTTTTTTTACGCTGTCATCACTTTGGAGGCGTTCATTTTTTGTTACGCTGGCGAATATCTCAGCGCCAAGGTCAGAATGATATAATCACGAATATTatcctttttataaa from Anoplolepis gracilipes chromosome 6, ASM4749672v1, whole genome shotgun sequence harbors:
- the LOC140666714 gene encoding odorant receptor 82a-like — translated: MHVTSISTSVKFGLRFVGIWPGLPYGTFTWFMYMTSLVVIMYFEYVYIFDHFDVDNISNLIDALSITLACSSGFLKLISLWSHRRIFYDILLAMDEDWSDVLGRDRTVLRIMSSNANLSRHFSNVLISINATAAICYSASSFSRHSAGPEENVNNSLKVLPLKMQFPFEVNASPLFELLAVAQFLHVVSIASLVAMINCLIITLVLHVSGQIDILRRELLAVYCDEDSQRDSIVSDIRLLITRHQRIITFSDNIEELYSDIALMQFLSNTVVICCIGFTIISSLAKDGATIVLLKSAVFYVAVTLEAFIFCFVGEYLSAKSKSIGDAVYESLWYKLAPAECRILLFVILRSQKRLTITAGNIIDLSLEGFTSVMKASASYMSVLHAMY
- the LOC140666718 gene encoding odorant receptor 4-like isoform X1; the encoded protein is MDGLSTTMSYSLLLLKLMIFWINRRIVSCRIFYDILTMMARDRSECATDWAACSMSRTVYVSHRSSNLIIGLYSMSVFLYGTGVLVAHADETNEEADDVQLVVPERELFLKMELPFESNVSPVYEVVMVTQFFHQLAAATIVGVLNALIVSLILHVGGQIDIMCRGLVEISSDDDAFDLQATTIKALICRHQRIIALSADIETLFSYIALMQFLWNTLVICCLGFLIVTSIGDTQGSTMLIKSLFFYAVITLEAFIFCYAGEYLSAKGRMIGDAAYEAKWYNSSPTQSRTLLLLILRSQRKLTITIGKFMDLSLERFTTVRCIWRIAFLSTVYLAV
- the LOC140666718 gene encoding odorant receptor 4-like isoform X2, producing the protein MDGLSTTMSYSLLLLKLMIFWINRRIVSCRIFYDILTMMARDRSECATDWAACSMSRTVYVSHRSSNLIIGLYSMSVFLYGTGVLVAHADETNEEADDVQLVVPERELFLKMELPFESNVSPVYEVVMVTQFFHQLAAATIVGVLNALIVSLILHVGGQIDIMCRGLVEISSDDDAFDLQATTIKALICRHQRIIALSADIETLFSYIALMQFLWNTLVICCLGFLIVTSIGDTQGSTMLIKSLFFYAVITLEAFIFCYAGEYLSAKGRMIGDAAYEAKWYNSSPTQSRTLLLLILRSQRKLTITIGKFMDLSLERFTTIIKASASYVSVLHAMS
- the LOC140666718 gene encoding odorant receptor 4-like isoform X3; translated protein: MDGLSTTMSYSLLLLKLMIFWINRRIFYDILTMMARDRSECATDWAACSMSRTVYVSHRSSNLIIGLYSMSVFLYGTGVLVAHADETNEEADDVQLVVPERELFLKMELPFESNVSPVYEVVMVTQFFHQLAAATIVGVLNALIVSLILHVGGQIDIMCRGLVEISSDDDAFDLQATTIKALICRHQRIIALSADIETLFSYIALMQFLWNTLVICCLGFLIVTSIGDTQGSTMLIKSLFFYAVITLEAFIFCYAGEYLSAKGRMIGDAAYEAKWYNSSPTQSRTLLLLILRSQRKLTITIGKFMDLSLERFTTVRCIWRIAFLSTVYLAV